The Candidatus Nealsonbacteria bacterium sequence AATGAAGTTAAAAATTCCAATTAAAGTTATGGAACGATATGAAGTAATTCAAGAGTATCAAAAAGGTTCTTTGACAGTCGATGAAGCCTGTATTCGCTGTCAGGTCCGGAAAAGGCAGTTCTATTGACTGCTCTTCAAAGTCAGAGAGTCTGGGGGAAGGAATTTTTGCCCGCCCTCGCTTTCCAATTCCAATTTTTTCGCTGTCACCGAATTTTGTATTTCGCTTTGCGAAATGCACCACTAAGAGAAAAGATCTTGTGTTTACCCCACCCACCCGTGTGCACACAACAAGTTCTTACTCCCTTGGTCTTTGCTAAAAATAAATTCTGTAGTATCATTATGGTAGTACTAATAAGTTTAGCTGTACTTTAATGTAATAGTACTACCATAAATACAATATGCCCAAACAAGATTATCTACTTTCAAAAAATCTGAAGAAACTACGGGAACAAAAAGGGCTTTCGCAAGATCGCCTCGCCAAACTCGCCGATGTTGCCAATAATACGATTATTAAAATTGAGCAGGGCGAAAATATAAACCCGACGCTTGAAACATTAAAGAAAGTGGCGAAAGCCCTCGGAGTTAGTGTTGATAATTTAATAAACTAGTAAGATTCTATTTGGACAAAAATATGATAAACAATAAAAAACAAAAAGGAATAGCAATTATTGGAGCAGGAGAAATCGGTACCGCGCTTGAATTTATTTTGAACAAGAAAGGAATAAAGCCAGACTTATGGGACAGAGACGCTAAAAAATTAAAAAAAAATATAAGTTTTTCTCAAGTGATTAATAATGCTCAAATTATCTTTTTATGTGTTCCCTCTTGGTCAAACAGGGAAGTGGCAAGAATGATTTACGATAATGTTAAAAATGATCACAAAAAGATAGTAATCACTCTTTCTAAGGGCATAGAAGATAAGTCGTTAAAAACAATGGAAACGGTCCTAAAAGAAGAATTGAAAAATAAGATTGGTTATGGAATTTTAGTGGGGCCAATGATAGCGGAAGAAATAAAATCAGGGCAACCATCAACAGGAATAATTGGTTTATCTCATAAGAGATGGGAGATAAAAATTAAGAGTCTGTTTCGCAACACTAGTTTAAAAATCAGATTTTCTGATGATATTCGCGGTATGGCTATTTGTTCAGTTTTAAAAAACATTTATAGTCTCGCTTTGGGTATGGCTAATGGTTGCGGTTTTGGAGTGAATGTAAAAAGTGCTCTCACAGTTGAATCATATCAAGAAATGAAAAAGATAACGGAAATTTTAGGTGGAAAAAAAGAAACCTGTGAAGGACTGGCTGGTCTAGGCGATTTATTAGCTACGGGTTGGAGCAATTTTTCTCACAACTTTACCGCTGGCAGAAATATTATTTTAAAAAATGAAAAAAATCTTCAGAATGAAGGTTATGTTTCGATTTCACCAATATCTAAACTTTTAGGTGGTAATCTTAAAAAATTTAAAATTCTTTATTCCCTTAAACAAATAATTTTAGATAAAGAAAATGCTAAAAAAACATTATTTAAAAACTATTAACCCTCTTGTGTTAATTATTGACGCAGGAACAACTAATGTCAAGGTTTTTTTGATAGATGAAGGATTAAATTGTACTATCCAATCACTTCAATAACGAAATGATTAGAATTAATAGTTATTGATTGAAAAATTATCCGACTTTTAGCTGATCTTTGGATCTTATCAAATCGTGTTTTAGTATTTTCTTCTGGTGAGATTCCTAATTCTAGTTTTAATAATTTTTGTTTAGGTGCCAAGTGATCAATTCCTCTATGTCTTCTCTCGAAGTTGTTAGTGATACATATACTGATGAAGCTTCAGGTTAAACTCTCTCCTTTCTTTTTAAAAACAATACTATTTTGATAAGACTTTTGGCTCTGCCCGAGCATGACCTATTAAATGTCCTTTCTTTTACTTCCCACTCTCCCTCATTCTCTTGGTCTTAGCTCGTAAATCTACAACCTTATCAAGTCTCATCAACTATCTCCCCTACTATCTGTTCTAGAGCATACTTTAGAGTAACGCTACCTGCTGTTCCTCCGAATTCATCAGTAACTATTGCTATATGAGTTTTTTGTTTTTGGAAAAGAGGTATTAGATCATCTAATTTAATATCTTCTAAAACTACCAACAAAAGATTTTCCTTTATGAAGTCACACTAGCCTTTCTTTCACATCTTTACTTAAGGCAATCAAAAGATCTCTTTGATGACTGATTCCAATAATGTTATCTAGATCTTTTTGATAGACTGGGATTTTTGAATGAGATAATGAATAAATCTTTTCTTCTATATCCTTCAATATCTCTTTACCCTCAAGAGTCTCCATTACAGTTCTTGGAATCATAATATCTTTTGTAGTAATGTCATTTAAAAGAAACACTTTCTGAATCATATCTTTCTCATCAGCTTCAATGGCACCTTCCATATGACCAAGATGACTCAATATCTTAATCTCTTCCTCAGAAACAATACTTCTCTTCCTCTAAAAAGGTCTTGTGAAAATATTTAAAACCCAGATAATTGGAGTAAATACTCTGTTCAGAAAAAGAAGCAGTTGGACAGTTGATAAAGCAATTGGAATTACATACATCTCTCCAATGTTCTTGGGAAGAACCTCGGCAAACATTATAACAAGGAAAGTAAAGACGGCTGAAATTACACCAAACCAAGCACTTCCAAAAACCTCAACAGCATCTAACTTCCAATGATATTGATGGTATTATTTAAAACAACAATCACGGTAATGGATTGTTGTATATTTTCTTTTATCTTAACTAAACTTACTGCTCCAGATCTTTTTTATTCTACTAATACTTTTTAAATTTAAGACCCTGCCTGAAACTAGGAAAGTCTCTGAGAAACCACTGGTGGGTATCGAAGTCCTGATCCACAGATCAAGAATCATTTCCGATTCCCGTAGAGAGCTTATATCAGATTTTCCATAGATGACCGAGCAGGGTCAATATCATTTTATCCTGATAGCTACAAATGGTCAAGCTAAAATTAAAGATTTAGAATCTTAACCATTTGATGTATCAAAGATACTACTACTGGAGGAGCCATTAAACTATAACACTCTACCCCTTCATCATTATTTACAGTATATGGAAGCTCCTTAACTTTGACCTTACCGTCTTTTACTTCATATTGATATTCTGGAGTAATTTCATAGTCATCTACCATGCCCTCTGCCCTATCTACCGGGATAGCATTTCTTAGAAGAATTTTCGGTATTCCATACAATGTGAATGCTTGTTTTATTAGCTTTTCATCAGTTGCAAGCCTATCCCTTATTGGTTCAATGCCCAACTCGTCTCCTTCCTTTGATACCATTTCAACATTATCTTCACACTCATTATTGTCACAAATCAACTTAAATTCTTTTGTTTCTTCGTCGTATTTTATCTTAGAAGTCGGTAGAAGCTTCAAGTTTCTTGATGTTTTACACTTAGGACATATTTTCCTCCATTTAATTCTTTCATCAATAACAGTATTTGGGAGATCAATTAAAACAAAAAGGTCTGGATCTTCTCTGTATCCAATCAAATCTCTAAAGAATAGAGAGTATGAAATTTGGTCCATATCTCTTGGGAAACCATCAATGAAAATGACTTTTTTATCTCTTTTTGCAATTTCTCTTTTAATCAAAGTTAAAATTACATCTGTTGGCAGAAGTGTTGCTGTACTTCTATTTAATAACATTTTAATTATCTCGTCAGCTGAAAGAAATCCTCTATAATTTTGTTCTAAAAATTCTTTTAATTCTTTTATTTTTTCTTCATGATTTACCTCTTCATCAACATCTCTTATCATATCACCGATAGAAAAGTGCTCAATTTTATCCTTTCCTACGGCTTCAGCGAACATTTTTGAGTATGTCCCCTTTCCAGAGTTCTTTTTACCCATTAAGTAAACAATGAAGGTATTACCCTCTTCTATGTGCTTCTTAATTTTATCTATTTCTAGGCCGGCTTTAACTTTAAAATAATCTTGTCTTTCTTGGGGGTCAGAAAGATTAAATTTCTGATCAACTCCTTCTTGCTTTGTCTTAAAAATTGGAAAATCCATATCCTTATTTTTTATTTGCTTTTTTAATTACTTCTATTCCTTCCTCGGCACTGTCAACCAACTTGAATATCTCCAAATCTCTTTCATATATCGCACCCCTCTTTTGATAGACTTCACTCTTAAGCCATTCAAAAAGAGGTTGCCAATAATCTCTACCGACAACAATTATTAAGACTTCGTGGGAAAGCTTCCTGGTTTGAGCCAGGGTTACCATTTCAAAAAATTCATCCAGAGTACCATAACCTCCAGGAAAAAATACGTAAACCGATGAAGCCATGGACATCATGACTTTCCTGGTAAAAAAGTAATGAAAACCTTTTGACTTATTAACATAATCATTGGTTCTTTGTTCTTCCGGAAGTTGAATATTGATTCCAACAGATTTCCCGCCAGCTTCATAAGCTCCCCTATTTGCCGCTTCCATTATTCCTGGACCGCCACCACTAACAACAGCGTAGCCCTCTTTAGCCAAAAGAAAACCTAATTTTCTCGCTTCCTTGTAATAATGATCATCTTTACTGGTTTTGGTGCCTCCCCAAACAGTAGCTGATTTTTCCTTAAAATCAGTGATGAATTCAAATCCTTCAATGAATTCGGCCATAATCTTGAATATCCTCCACTGAAATGTCTTTCTAAAATCCTCTTTAACCGGAGGAAGATCCGGGTCGGGTAAATTTTTTAAAACTTTTTTGTCTTTCATTTAATTTATCAGAATTAATAATTAAAAGAAGATAATATCTTTATATTACCGTCTAAATCGTTTCTTAGGACTCTTATACCATGTTTTTTTAAAATTTCCAATGTCTCTATATGGGGATGACCGTAACGATTATCGGATCCCGATTGAATTACAGCAATAGATGGATTAACTCTTTTTAAAAACTCTTCAGAAGTTGAAGTTTTACTTCCATGATGACCAACTTTTAAAACATCTGACTTTAACACTATTGATCGACAAATCGGTTCATTTTTTGCCTTACAAGAATCTTCTTTTTTGATTAGTTCCTTTTCAATTGAAGAATAGACGTCACCAGTAAAAAGAAAAGTTCCCTCGTTTGATACTAATCGGGCAATAACTGAAGAAAGGTTTAAGTCTTTAATTTCTGTATTAGCTAAATTATCGAATGGGTAAAGAATGTCTATATAAAAAGTTTTCCCCTTTATTCTTTGACCCGCTTTTGCAATCCTAATGGTTGCATCAGTTTCATTGAGTACCCTCTCCCAAGCACGCGAGACTGCATTATCCTCTATAACTCCATTCCAAAGGATATTACGGACCTCATAATTAGGCACCACCTCTATTAGTCCACCAACGTGATCACTATGGGCATGACTTAATATTATCAAATCTATTTCTCTATCCCAAAAGAACATTACTTCGGACAACCTTTCCAAAATACTTCCACTCGGACCACCATCAATTAGAATATTATGTCCTTCGGGAGTTTTAATGAAAATGGCATCGCCTTGACCAACATCAAAAAAAACAACCTCCAAACTTTGAGGTTGACTTATCTTCCCTACCGCATTCCAAGCAAAAACATTAGCAAGGAATATTAATGATAAGATTAAAAGTTTTATCCTTTTCGCTCTCATGGTCAGAGTTTAAGAAAACACCCCTTCCTTTTGTAAAAACAAAAAGAAGGGGGCTTTCAAATTTAAACTATTTATTAGGCAGGATCTTAAACATCTTAGTTTCACATTCAGGACAGGTTCCTGAAAGAGCTCTTCTTTTTGCTCCCCCCTTACCTTTCATTTCAACTTCCTTTTCGTTTTGAACTTCTCTTTTTTGCTTACATTTTACGCAATATGCTTCAGCCATATTTTTTTCTTGAATAATTTTATTAATGCGACCTTTTTAGGCTCAAACTATTATACAATGGTTTTTGTTTAAAAAACAACCTTATTCTACCCAAGAAACTTTTATTCCAGATATTTTAGCCATTTCTGAAGTCATTGATCTTAGATCATTTCTGTCTAAATTATGGATATCGTTTTTCCCAATCACTCCTGTTACCATCTTTATTTCTTCAGTACAATTAGTAAGAAAATTAGCAATTCTTGCCGCTGACAAATCAACATCTAGTTTTAACCTTAATTCGGGATCTTGAGTGGCTACTCCGCTTGGGCATTTTCCTAGATAACACATCTTACAATATACACACCCCATTGCAACTAAAAGCGGAAAAGCAAGAAACACTCCATTGGCTCCTAGTGCTAAAGCTTTAGCGATATCTCCACCTTTGTTAAATCCACCTCCCATCCATAATTCTTGATCTGCTCCAAGTTCATCTAAAGCCTTTCTTGCCCTTACTAATACTGGTATTGTTGGTATTCCTACTTCATTTAACATAACTTCAGGTGCCGCGCCTGTTCCTCCTTCCATTCCGTCCAAGGCTATTACATCAGGATTAGCCTTAAGCGCGTATTTAATATCTCCTTCAATATTACCCGGACCAATCTTCATAATTATTGGAACTCCCCCAGTAACTTCTCTTAAATAATCAACTGTCTTTTTTAAATCTTCTTCGTTATGAATATCGGGATGATAAGCAGGAGAATGAACATCTTCTTTGCCAGAGACTCCCCTTATCTTAGCAATATCAGGCGTAATCTTTTCTTTAGGTAATAATCCACCAGAACCCGGCTTAGCTCCTTGGCCAATTTTAATTTCAACAGCATCAGCTTTCTTTAAGACTTCTTCTGATATCCCAAATCTACCTGTGGAAAACTGAAGAATTAATCGTTGGGCGGCATTACGTTCTTCGTCTAACATTCCCCCTTCACCAGTATTAGCTACGCTTCCAGCTTTAGTTGATGCCATTGCCAAAGCAGTTTTAGCTTCTTTGGATAATGCACCAAAAGACATAGCTCCAATGATAATAGGAACATCTAGCTTTAATGGCTTCTGGCTCTTTTTCCCAAGTATTGTAACGCTCTTTATCTCTTCTTGATAATAATCAACTGGCCTCTTGGTTAATTGAGCCGGAACGAATACTAAATCATCAAAACTAATTCTACCGGCCTTATTTGATCTTCCGCTTGATACTGGCACACCTTCACATCTTTTCTTAATATCATCTGTCCAATTTGAAACCATATATTTGCTCGCAAGACATTTCTTTTATTGCCCTGACAGTTATCTTTTTAATATTTATTTTCTTTTCTTCTTCTATTACCTCTTCAATCCTAGCTTTAGTTTCAGGGTACTGAGGAAGAAATCTGCTGCAACAATCATCATAAGGAAGGTTGGATATATCAAACGTTCCAATGTCCTTAGCTATCTTTATTATACTCTCTTTGTCATCACAAACCAAGGGTCTGATAATTAGACTATCACATGCTTGTCCAATTACTAACATATTCTCAATAGTCTGTGAAGCTACTTGGCCCAAACTCTCTCCGGTAATAATTGCCTGGGCCTTATCTATCTTTACTACCTCTTTGGCAATCTTTAACATCAATCTTCGGTAGAAAATAACTCTAAATTTAGACTTAGTATTAAGCAAAACTTCTTTTTGCGCCTCAGTAAACGGAATAAGGTAAAGATTTGATTTTCCTTGATATTGAGACAACAGTTCTACTAACTCCCTTATCTTGCTTATTGATATCTCGGAAGTGATTGGATAGGAATGAAAGTGAAGGAATGAAACCTTAACTCCCCTTCTCATAGTTGTAAATGCAGCTACCGGTGAATCGATGCCACCTGAAAGCAAAACAACTGCCTTGCCCCCCGTTCCCATCGGTAATCCCCTAGCCCCCTTGTATTTCTTAGTGAAAATAAAAGAACGCTTTCTGACTAATTCAATATAGCAAATAAGGTCTGGATTGTTTAAATCTACTTTTTTGTTTTTTAATTGTTGGAATAAATGAGCTCCCACTTCTTGGTTTAATTCTTGAGAAGTAAAAGGAAGGTGCTTATCTTCTCTCTTGGCGGTAACTCTAAAACTTTCAAAATTCTCTTTTTTAACTAATTTCAAGGATTCCTCCTTAATGTCTTCAATATTATGGGAGCTATCAACTGCAAATGAAAAGCTAGATAATCCAAAAACAAAGCCTAAAGCGTCTCGAACCTTTTCATTCTTTAGTTGACCTTCTTCGGTCAGCTCTATTAGTATGCGCCCAGGAATTCTTTTAACAGAAGAGTATAGTAATAGTTTTAAAACTCTCTTTATTTCTAAAACCAACTTGTCTTCAAAAAACTTACGATTCTTCCCTTTCAAGCCTATTTCAGAATAATGACAGATTACATATTTCATGATTCCTAAGTCTAGCTCTTTGGTAGGTCTTTTTCAATAGATGATATAGGGTCGTCTTTCTTGTTTTTTGAAAAATTATACGAATACTCCCCTTACGGACGCAATTCTTTTAATCCAACTAATCATATATTATTTATTTAAATTGAATCCTTTATTTTTACACACCAAGAACATTTCATTTATTATTTGTTTTTTGCTATAATCATATACACATTCTTTCCAAACAACTAAAATTATTGTAAACTTATTAAAAGTAAATAAATTTAAAATATGTTGATCTCAAATGAGAAATTAGAAAAGATCCTGCTTGATTCTGGCTATATCCAAAAAATGGATTTTGATATGGTCAAGGCCTTGGCTAAGGAAGAAAAGCAACCCTTAGACAAGATGTTAGTAGAAAAAGGACTGATCAAAGACCAAATCATGGGAAAGCTCATCGCCGATGCCGCTGGGTATCCTTTCATTGGGCTTAAAAGGGCTAATATAGAAGATATTACCCCACAACTGCTAAGTTATATCCCTGAAGCCGTTGCTCTCTCACAGAGGGCTATTGTAATTGAAGAAGAAGATGGCGTTCTAAGTGTTGCTTCTAATGATCCTGGTAACTACAACTTCTTTAAACTTCTTGAGAGAAAAACTGGTAAGAAGATAAAAGCTTTCTATGTTACTGATTTTGACTTGGATCAAGCTCTAAGAAGATATAAAGGTGATATAACAATAGAAGTTTCAAGATTAGTAGAAGAACTGGAAAAAGAACCAAAGAAAAGTGAAGAGAATATCGTAGAGCTAGTAGACCTTATTCTTGACTATGGATACACTTCTCTTTGTTCAGATATACATATTGAGCCTTTAGTAAAAATGACCATCGTTAGATATCGAATTGATGGTATTTTGTACAAAGCTATAGAATTTCCTAAAGAACTACACACCAGAGTTGTTTCACGTATT is a genomic window containing:
- a CDS encoding FMN-binding glutamate synthase family protein: MVSNWTDDIKKRCEGVPVSSGRSNKAGRISFDDLVFVPAQLTKRPVDYYQEEIKSVTILGKKSQKPLKLDVPIIIGAMSFGALSKEAKTALAMASTKAGSVANTGEGGMLDEERNAAQRLILQFSTGRFGISEEVLKKADAVEIKIGQGAKPGSGGLLPKEKITPDIAKIRGVSGKEDVHSPAYHPDIHNEEDLKKTVDYLREVTGGVPIIMKIGPGNIEGDIKYALKANPDVIALDGMEGGTGAAPEVMLNEVGIPTIPVLVRARKALDELGADQELWMGGGFNKGGDIAKALALGANGVFLAFPLLVAMGCVYCKMCYLGKCPSGVATQDPELRLKLDVDLSAARIANFLTNCTEEIKMVTGVIGKNDIHNLDRNDLRSMTSEMAKISGIKVSWVE
- a CDS encoding DUF21 domain-containing protein, with translation MSAVFTFLVIMFAEVLPKNIGEMYVIPIALSTVQLLLFLNRVFTPIIWVLNIFTRPF
- a CDS encoding MBL fold metallo-hydrolase produces the protein MRAKRIKLLILSLIFLANVFAWNAVGKISQPQSLEVVFFDVGQGDAIFIKTPEGHNILIDGGPSGSILERLSEVMFFWDREIDLIILSHAHSDHVGGLIEVVPNYEVRNILWNGVIEDNAVSRAWERVLNETDATIRIAKAGQRIKGKTFYIDILYPFDNLANTEIKDLNLSSVIARLVSNEGTFLFTGDVYSSIEKELIKKEDSCKAKNEPICRSIVLKSDVLKVGHHGSKTSTSEEFLKRVNPSIAVIQSGSDNRYGHPHIETLEILKKHGIRVLRNDLDGNIKILSSFNY
- a CDS encoding TIGR00730 family Rossman fold protein; translation: MKDKKVLKNLPDPDLPPVKEDFRKTFQWRIFKIMAEFIEGFEFITDFKEKSATVWGGTKTSKDDHYYKEARKLGFLLAKEGYAVVSGGGPGIMEAANRGAYEAGGKSVGINIQLPEEQRTNDYVNKSKGFHYFFTRKVMMSMASSVYVFFPGGYGTLDEFFEMVTLAQTRKLSHEVLIIVVGRDYWQPLFEWLKSEVYQKRGAIYERDLEIFKLVDSAEEGIEVIKKANKK
- the thiI gene encoding tRNA 4-thiouridine(8) synthase ThiI encodes the protein MKYVICHYSEIGLKGKNRKFFEDKLVLEIKRVLKLLLYSSVKRIPGRILIELTEEGQLKNEKVRDALGFVFGLSSFSFAVDSSHNIEDIKEESLKLVKKENFESFRVTAKREDKHLPFTSQELNQEVGAHLFQQLKNKKVDLNNPDLICYIELVRKRSFIFTKKYKGARGLPMGTGGKAVVLLSGGIDSPVAAFTTMRRGVKVSFLHFHSYPITSEISISKIRELVELLSQYQGKSNLYLIPFTEAQKEVLLNTKSKFRVIFYRRLMLKIAKEVVKIDKAQAIITGESLGQVASQTIENMLVIGQACDSLIIRPLVCDDKESIIKIAKDIGTFDISNLPYDDCCSRFLPQYPETKARIEEVIEEEKKINIKKITVRAIKEMSCEQIYGFKLDR
- a CDS encoding nucleoside monophosphate kinase, giving the protein MDFPIFKTKQEGVDQKFNLSDPQERQDYFKVKAGLEIDKIKKHIEEGNTFIVYLMGKKNSGKGTYSKMFAEAVGKDKIEHFSIGDMIRDVDEEVNHEEKIKELKEFLEQNYRGFLSADEIIKMLLNRSTATLLPTDVILTLIKREIAKRDKKVIFIDGFPRDMDQISYSLFFRDLIGYREDPDLFVLIDLPNTVIDERIKWRKICPKCKTSRNLKLLPTSKIKYDEETKEFKLICDNNECEDNVEMVSKEGDELGIEPIRDRLATDEKLIKQAFTLYGIPKILLRNAIPVDRAEGMVDDYEITPEYQYEVKDGKVKVKELPYTVNNDEGVECYSLMAPPVVVSLIHQMVKILNL
- a CDS encoding helix-turn-helix domain-containing protein, with protein sequence MPKQDYLLSKNLKKLREQKGLSQDRLAKLADVANNTIIKIEQGENINPTLETLKKVAKALGVSVDNLIN